Proteins encoded by one window of Carassius auratus strain Wakin chromosome 24, ASM336829v1, whole genome shotgun sequence:
- the sec61g gene encoding protein transport protein Sec61 subunit gamma, translating into MDQVMQFVEPSRQFVKDSIRLVKRCTKPDRKEFQKIAMATAIGFAIMGFIGFFVKLIHIPINNIIVGG; encoded by the exons ATGGATCAGGTCATGCAGTTCGTGGAGCCGAGCAGGCAGTTCGTCAAGGACTCCATCAGGCTCGTGAAAAGATGCACGAAGCCAGATAGAAAAG AATTCCAAAAGATTGCCATGGCAACAGCAATTGGATTTGCCATTATGGGCTTTATTGGATTCTTTGTCAAACTCATCCACATCCCCATCAACAACATCATTGT CGGTGGTTGA
- the LOC113042262 gene encoding retinol dehydrogenase 12: MRSFEKDSSCWLTCNKTVGKMNVLRGLFTKSWSSDTRCDGKTAIVTGANTGIGKETAKDLARRGARVILACRDLLKAEQAAGDISRDVENADVVVRKLDLADIKSICDFAELIYNTEKSLHLLINNAGVAICPYSTTADGFETQFGVNHLGHFFLTFLLMDLLKHSAPSRVINVSSLAHHMGKIHFEDLNSEKSYHPVKAYVQSKLANILFTRELATRAEEMGVSVYAVDPGLVKTDIIRHLNKPLQFFVKTFGFLIKTPAEGAYTTLYCALTPDLPTGTYYSNCAMAPCSRAANDDNTASRLWAVSCHLLGIRWK, encoded by the exons TTTCACCAAAAGCTGGTCATCTGATACACGTTGCGATGGAAAAACAGCTATAGTGACTGGAGCAAACACCGGGATTGGGAAAGAAACAGCTAAGGATCTGGCAAGACGGG GTGCACGGGTGATCCTGGCCTGCAGAGACCTGCTGAAGGCCGAACAGGCGGCTGGTGAcatcagcagagacgtggagaacGCAGACGTGGTGGTTCGGAAACTAGACCTGGCCGACATCAAATCCATCTGTGATTTTGCTGAACTGATTTACAACA CTGAAAAGTCTCTTCATTTGCTGATTAACAACGCTGGCGTGGCAATCTGTCCATATTCAACAACAGCTGACGGTTTTGAGACACAGTTCGGAGTCAATCATTTAG GACATTTCTTTCTTACATTCCTCCTTATGGATCTGTTGAAGCATTCAGCTCCTTCTAGAGTGATTAATGTCTCCTCATTGGCCCACCACATGGGAAAGATCCACTTTGAGGACCTGAACAGTGAGAAAAGCTATCATCCCGTGAAGGCCTACGTACAGAGCAAACTGGCCAACATACTTTTCACGCGAGAGCTCGCCACGAGAGCGGAAG AGATGGGAGTGAGTGTTTATGCTGTGGATCCAGGCCTAGTAAAGACAGACATCATCAGGCATTTGAATAAGCCTCTGCAGTTCTTTGTGAAGACATTTGGTTTTCTGATAAAAACCCCTGCGGAGGGTGCATATACCACCCTGTACTGTGCCCTCACCCCTGACCTGCCAACTGGAACATACTACAG TAACTGTGCCATGGCTCCATGCTCCAGGGCGGCTAATGACGACAACACTGCTAGCAGACTGTGGGCTGTCAGCTGCCACCTGCTGGGAATTCGCTGGAAATGA
- the LOC113042263 gene encoding retinol dehydrogenase 12, with protein sequence MHSIRNFFCGQWSSSVRLDDKTVIITGANTGIGKETARDLAKRGARVIMACRDLERAEAARKELIEDSGNQKIVVNKLDLSDTKSIRAFAELINKEEKQVNILINNAGIMMCPYSKTADGFEMQFGVNHLGHFLLTYLLLDLLKKSAPSRIIAVASVAHTWGSIHLDDINSEKGYSPRRAYGQSKLANILCTRSLAKRLQGSSVTVYSLHPGVVQSELFRNLSKPVQIAVKVFSPFTKTTIQGAQTTIYCAVEPKLDKESGGYYSDCAPAQCSREALDDEMAQKLWELSCQMLGITWD encoded by the exons ATGCACTCAATAAG AAATTTCTTCTGTGGTCAGTGGAGCTCTTCTGTACGTCTTGATGACAAAACAGTCATAATCACAGGAGCTAACACAGGCATTGGCAAAGAGACAGCTAGAGACCTTGCAAAAAGAG GGGCTCGAGTCATCATGGCCTGCCGAGATCTGGAAAGAGCAGAGGCAGCCAGAAAAGAATTAATAGAGGATTCTGGAAACCAAAAGATTGTGGTGAACAAACTTGATTTATCAGATACCAAATCCATCAGAGCTTTTGCAGAACTCATAAACAAGG aggAAAAGCAAGTCAACATCCTGATCAACAATGCTGGAATCATGATGTGCCCATATTCAAAAACTGCAGATGGCTTTGAGATGCAGTTTGGTGTAAACCATTTAG GTCATTTTCTGCTCACCTACCTTCTGCTTGACCTCTTAAAGAAATCAGCCCCCTCCAGGATCATCGCTGTGGCTTCTGTGGCCCATACATGGGGCAGCATCCATCTGGATGACATAAACAGTGAGAAGGGTTACTCTCCACGGAGGGCTTACGGCCAGAGCAAACTAGCTAACATCCTCTGCACACGCTCCTTGGCTAAAAGACTGCAGG GCAGCAGTGTGACTGTGTACTCCCTCCATCCCGGTGTGGTGCAGTCAGAGCTGTTCAGGAACCTCAGCAAGCCTGTGCAGATAGCAGTCAAGGTCTTCAGCCCTTTCACCAAGACCACTATTCAGGGGGCCCAGACCACCATCTACTGCGCTGTGGAGCCCAAACTGGACAAAGAGAGTGGAGGATATTACAG CGACTGTGCTCCAGCACAGTGTTCAAGAGAAGCTTTAGATGATGAAATGGCTCAGAAACTCTGGGAGCTCAGCTGTCAGATGCTTGGCATAACTTGGGACTGA